Genomic segment of Anaerolineae bacterium:
CTGGAGCGCTGGCCGGCGGTGCAGGGAGAGGACGTCGCCGGCGAATCCCTGTGGAATGACCACCACCATGTCGAGCTGATTATCGTCCATCAAGTAGATCGCCTGCTCGATGGACTGCAGGTCCGCCCGCACGCGAAGCTGGGAGGCGTTGGAGAAGGCCTGCACGACGGCGCGGCTCATGGCGCTGTGGTCGAGGTCCAGGATGCCGACGGGCAGGTTGCGCATTTCGGAGCCGGTGGCGGATGCCAGCATGAACAACTGGAAGATCGGGCCAAAGATAATGAACGGCGTCAGCAGGCGGTCGCGCCGGAAGTGGATCAGCTCTTTATGTACCAGGGTCAGGATGCGGTAGAACATATCAGGCCAGCCGATTCTTGAAGCTCAGGATGGCCAGGGCCAGTGCGCCGGCGCCCAGCGCCAGCAGGCCCAGGGCATATTTCCACAGATGTTCCATCCCGATGCCCTTCAGGAAGATGCCGCGCGAGATAGCGACGAAATAGGTTGCCGGCAGGACGGCACTCTCGATGCGGGCGCCCAGGCCGGCGGTCTCCACCGGATGGATCAGGCCCGACAGGAAAAAGCTCGGCAGGAAAAATATAATGAACATGGCGATCATGACGGCCTGCTGGCTCTCGGTGAAATTGGCCAGCATGAGGCCCAGGAAGTTGCTGGCGAAGAGGAAGTCCAGGCCGAGCAGGAGGAACAGGGCGAAGTTACCGCGGAAGGGCACGCGGAACCACAGCACCGCCACCGCGGCTGTCAGCAGGACCCCGATCAGGCCGGTGAGGAGATAGGGCAAGCCCTTGCCGATGATCAGCTCGGCGCGGCGCACCGGGGTGGAAAGGAGCGTCTCGAGGGTGCCCAATTCCTTTTCCTTGGCCAGGGCCTGGGCGGCGCTGAAGGCCGGCATGATCAGCACCACCGCCAACAGCCCGGGCACCATGCTGAAGAGCGATTTGAGGGTGCGGTTGTACCAGGCGATGTCGCGAACTTCGAACAGGCCGCCGGCGATGGAAGGACTGTCCATCATCCGCAGGGCAATTTGCTGAGAATAGGCGGCGGTACGGGCGGAGATGTCCGCCAGCACCTGGCCGGCGGTGGTGGGGTCACTGCCGTCCACCAGCACCTGGACGGCCGGCGTCTGACCGCTCTGGAGCAGGTCGCCAAAGCGCGGCGGGATGATCAGCACGGCATCCGGGCGCTCGCGTACCAGGACGGTATGGATCTCGTCCCAGTTCTGCAGGGTCCGTTGCAGGTGAATGACGCCGTCGGATGTCAGGGCGCGGACATACTGGCGGGAGGCCGGCGAGTTATCCTGGTCCCACAGATAGAGGTCGAAGCGCTCCACATCGAAGGCGAAAAGGTAGGCGAACATGACCAGGAGGATGGCCGGCGTGAACACCACCAGCACCCAGGTCTGTCCATCTCTCCAAATGTGCAGTAGTTCCTTACGCAGGATCGCCCATGTGATGCGCCAGGACATGCACCCCTCAGGATAATGTTTGATCATTTTCATTATAGTCCTCTGCTGGGCGGGTGACAAGTTGCCGCGTTGACAATCTGGCCCCTTTGTGGTACACTATGCGCCGCTTGCAACAAGCACATATACTGCTGGATGAACGGCATGAGAGAGAGCCGCGGCGGAGAAGGTGCCGGCCGCGGCCGCCGAAGGGGTACCGGACACCTGGGCAAACTCTCAGGCAAAAGGATCATGCCGGGACAGCACTCTGGAGAGCCGGCCCACTTTCCCGGGCCGCACCGAAGGGGCAACCGCATTCCAAGGTAAATGCGGCAATCTCTCAGGTCAGCAGACAGAGGGGAACAGGTGGGACCTTAGCCTGTTCCTTTTTTGTTATTCTGGAGCGGCGCGAACTCCTATGCACGCTGAGAGAATTGGGGGGAAGACCCGAGTGGATACCCTGCTCCGCCTGCATGCGGCCGGGCCGGCCAATACAGCCGGCCAGCCGGCCGTTCTGCGCCAGGCGCAGGAGATAGTGCGCCGGCATGTGGAAGCCCTGGCGCGGGAGACGGGCACTTTCGTCCTGGAGCCGGCCGATCCTTCCCTGGAGCCGGCTCACGCC
This window contains:
- a CDS encoding ABC transporter permease; translated protein: MFYRILTLVHKELIHFRRDRLLTPFIIFGPIFQLFMLASATGSEMRNLPVGILDLDHSAMSRAVVQAFSNASQLRVRADLQSIEQAIYLMDDNQLDMVVVIPQGFAGDVLSLHRRPALQ
- a CDS encoding ABC transporter permease, producing MSWRITWAILRKELLHIWRDGQTWVLVVFTPAILLVMFAYLFAFDVERFDLYLWDQDNSPASRQYVRALTSDGVIHLQRTLQNWDEIHTVLVRERPDAVLIIPPRFGDLLQSGQTPAVQVLVDGSDPTTAGQVLADISARTAAYSQQIALRMMDSPSIAGGLFEVRDIAWYNRTLKSLFSMVPGLLAVVLIMPAFSAAQALAKEKELGTLETLLSTPVRRAELIIGKGLPYLLTGLIGVLLTAAVAVLWFRVPFRGNFALFLLLGLDFLFASNFLGLMLANFTESQQAVMIAMFIIFFLPSFFLSGLIHPVETAGLGARIESAVLPATYFVAISRGIFLKGIGMEHLWKYALGLLALGAGALALAILSFKNRLA